The genome window TTGCCAAACCCTTCTGATATACTATTGTCTGAAGTCTCCTGTTGAGGATCTGCTCAACTGAAATTGAAAGGAGATCATCCAGCGTTGACCTCTCTCCAACTATTCCCAGAGCCACAAGCCTTCTTATGAGCCCCTCTTCCTCAGCCTTTCTTGCAGATTCAGGCAGTGCCTGAAGCTGCCTTGCCCTGTGCCTGATCTTCCTGGCCATTGTCTGGGCTATCCATATTTCCCTCTTGTTTCTCAGGCCATATTTGCCCATGATTCTCATTTCTGTTTCAAGTCTTGCCTTATCCCAGGGATGCCCAGGACCACTCCACTTTTTCCTGAGCTTTCTCGGATCGCCCACTCAGATCACCCCTGCCCTCCAGGCTGCTGCTTCTTGCCCTTCTTTGAAACTCCCACCGTCACTCCGAGCCTTCCAGTTGTATGGGTTCTCTGTCCTCTAACCTTTAGGCCCAGAGCATGCCTAATTCCCCTCCAGCTCTTGATCTTCTTCTCCCTCTCTATGTCCTGCTTAACCCTGAATATTAGCTCTGAGCCAATCAGATGGAAATCCTCCCCAGTCTCTATGTCCTTTCTCCTGTTGAACATCCAGGAAGGAAGGAGCTTTTCTTCGTGAATGCTCGAAATGGCTCTTTCTATTCGCTCTATTTCCTCATCGCTCAAGAAGCCAGTCCTCTTCTCTGGATCTATGTTCAGCCTCCTGAGGAGAGTGAAAGCAGTTGTATAGCCTATGCCCTTAATTCCAGCAAGGCCGTAGGCTAGCTTCTTCCTTCCATCAAGATCCGTGCCAGCTACCCTGACTATGTAGCGGAATCCCTCCTGTTCTGCAGACATGTGAAATCTACGCTCCTGTGAATTCTTTATACATAACCATCAGCTTGAGTATGCGCTTAAGTTATATGGAGTAAAGGGTTTTTATATTTGATTTTTGCTGCTATCAACATTTATTTAACCTTTCCATAAAAATCAAAAAAGATCTTTTTTTCCTCATAACAAAAAAGCAGCTGAGAAAGCAATGTCTGGGAAGAAGCTAAGAGTGAGCAAAGAGGAAGTGCTGAAGGGAAGCATATACAAAACAATGATTAAGCTTGGAATACCTCTTGCGCTCTCGGAAATGGTTCAGGTACTCTATGATTTGGCAAACGTATTCTGGCTTGGAAGGCTTGGAAAGGAGGCAGTTGCAGCTCCATCTGCATCCTGGCCTCTCATCTCCACTTTCATGGCTGCAATGAGTGGATTGCTCGCTTCGGGAATTTCGCTTGTTTCTCAGTACAAGGGGGCTGATGATGTGGAGGGAATGAAGAAGAGCGTTGGGCAGGTATACTTCTTGGGGATAGCTGCCAGCATTGTCGCGAGCATCCTAGGCCTTCTCAGCATTCCGCATTTACTCAGAGCAATAGGAATACCTGATGACACTTTTCCCTATGCCCTCTCATACTCTAGAATATTCTTCATAAGTACCATATTCATTTCGCTCTGGGAGAGCTTCAGAGCAGTTGTATCGGCAAGCGGCAATACAGTACTTCCAATGAAGCTGAATGCCTTCGGTATAGCCATGAATGCTTTGCTGGATCCCTTTCTAATATTGGGCCTCGGGCCTTTTCCAGCTTTAGGAGTAGAGGGAGCAGCAATTTCAACGCTGATCTCCAGATTCATTGTCTCAATAGTGTCGCTCAGGATAATAACAGGAGGATCAATTGGTGTGAGGCTTGAGAGGAAATATATGAGGCCGGACAAGCAGATGCTGAAGCTAATGCTCAAGATCGGTGCTCCTCTATCTCTCTCCTGGCTCATGGACGGGCTTGGATTCACCGTGCTCACCTCTATAATAAGCATGGAGGGCAGCACTGCCCTAGCAGGATGGGGAGTTGGGGATAGGCCAATGAACCTTCTTCACTTTGCAGTGATAGGTTTCATAGGAGCCACGAGCATAATGGTTGGACAGAGCCTTGGAGCAGGGCTTCCAGATAGGGCTAGAGAAATAGCAAAAAAGGCTCTAGTCATTGTCTCAATAGTAGGTTTGCTGGGAGGAATCGCATTTGCAGCTTTTGGAAGATCGATAGCTCTCTCCTTCATAGATGATCCCGATGTTGTTGAAGCTGCAGCAGAGTTCTTCCTATATATGGGGCTCACGATAGTTTTCTTCGAGATAATACAGCTGATGGGGGCCGTAGCACAAGGCAGCGGACACACCAGGTTCATGATATTCATAAGCTTAGTCAGAATATGGCTTATAAGAAATCTCCTAGCTTATTTGCTCGGACCTGGCCCCATTGGGATGGGAATTAGGGGAATATGGATAGGAATGTCCCTGAGCAATGTGATTTCCGGAATATTTGCTCTAGCCTGGATAGTAAAAGGAAATTGGTGGAGAGCAGTAATAAAGTGAAAGATCTTTTACTTGAGAACTTTCTCTCTGATCTCATCGATCCATTGAGAAGATAGGGACTCGTAGAATGCCTTCAGCAGCTCAACCGAGTTGTGGAGATCTCTCAGATCCAGCAATTCTACCTGGCTGTGAATGTACCTTGTTGGTATGCTTATCGTCCCAGCAGGAACTCCCTCCTTGTTGAGCTGAATAGCTGAGGAGTCAGTTGTTCCTCCCGTGAGAACCTCTGCCTGGTAGGGGATCCCCCTGCTTTTAGCAACAGATATGAGCCTCTCAAGAATTTTTGGATGCGTGAGAAGGCCAGAACCGCTTCTTCCATCAACAATTTTTATTGCAGGACCCTGCCCTATCTTCGCAACAGCCTCATGCTCCTCGACATCTGGAACATCGTTGGCAGTTGTTGTATCGAGTGCAATGGCTATGTGTGGAGATATCTGGAAGGCGCTCGTTTTTGCTCCCTTCAAGCCAACCTCCTCCTGAACCGTGGCTACGAAGTAGAGAGTAACTTCCTTAGGCTCAGACTCTATGAATGCCTTTAGAGCAGCAACAAGGCCAACCCTGTCATCTAGAGCCTTCCCAGTCACTCTGTACTCTGTGAGAGATACAAGCTCCTGGTCAAATATAATCCTGGAGCCCTTCTCAACTCCAAGAGATAGAGCCTCATCCCTGGAAGAAGCCCCAATGTCTATGAAGAGCTTGTTCATCTCAATGACCTTCTTCTCCTCCTCTGGAGTTATCAGATGAGGAGGCTTAACTCCTATGACACCTTTTATCCATTTCCCGCTGCTTGTCCTCACCCTTACTCTGCTGCCTGGGAGCACCCTCTCATTCCATCCCCCTATTGGAGAGAATCTCAGAAAGCCCTTATCATCAATGTGCTTCACTATCAAGCTTATTTCATCCATGTGAGCAGCTATCATCAGCTTCCTGTCCGATTCACCTCTCTTCAGAGCTATAACGTTTCCCATGGAATCAATCCAGAGCTTGTCGGAGCTATCCCTCAAATCCTCTATCAGAATGCTTCTTACCTCGTCTTCAAGGCCGCTTGGGCCATTTGCATCTGCATATTTCTTTAGGAGAGAGAAGTATTCACTATAGTTAAACTGTTTCATCCAAATCATCCTCGCTCTATTTGATTTTTTCGGGTAGATTAAATTTTTATTCTTATTTCGTGAAATCATCCACAGAGAAATGCCGGGGTGCCCGAGCGGACTAAGGGGCTGGCCTTGAGAGCCAGTTCCCCATTGGGGGAGCGCGGGTTCAAATCCCGCCCCCGGCGCCTAGACTCCTCGTGAACCTTGCGATTTCTTCCAAGGAGCCAATAAACTTGTCTCTAGGCTGACCTCCTCCCCGCCCTAAGGGGCGAGGCTTTCGGGATTGTAAAAAGCTATTCACTGGGAAGGTATTGTGGTTCTTGCCTCTGGATAGATCTCCAGGACTTTTCTAACTATTTCCTCCTGTATTAATGGAAGCTTGGATGCGTTTACAAGCTCCAAAACAACATCGAAAGCATACTCGTTTTTCCCGGCCCTCATGAGTATCTCCGGATCTGATGCCAGCTCCGGCCTTACGAGAGATGCTATCTCCCTAAGCCTATCTATAACTTCCACTGGATTCCTGCTCTGTGGAAGGAGAAAGGAAATGATATGAATCGATCCTATGTGCGTAGTTCTGTTAACTATTATTGAGGATGCAAGCTTTGTATTAGGAATAAATATTCTTTCCCTCTTTGCGCTCTCCAGAACTATTCCAGATTCTTTTTCCTCTATGACCCTGCCATACTGTCCATCAACCTCTATCCAATCTCCCAACTTGATCAATCCAGTTCCCCTCACAGCATACTGCGCTCCCCAGTTTCTCAGAGAATCGGAGAATGCTATTATGAGAGCGAGCCCAACAAGAAGGAGAAGGGTGGTTAGTATAGATGCCTCAGGAGATATGATTGCAATTGCGATTAGAGCTGCAACAAGATATATGATATACCTGATTACATCCTCTATCTCCTTCCTCACTCTCCTATCCATGGATCCAGCAACCCTGTCAAGTATGCGGGATATGTACTTGGTAAGGAAGTATATTGCTAATACGAAGGCTCCTGCGGCGAGCAGCCTCAGGAGGAGGAGAACAACAGGGCTTTCAAGCAGGCTCAAGACTTTGCACCTCCATTCAAAATATTCTCCAAATATGCATGAGCACTGCATAGATCGCTGGAAATATGTGTTGCATACCTCTCCAGTCCATTGGGGATGTTCCCCCTGTCTATGAGAATGAATATATCGGTCTCGAAGTGCATGCAGAGGTCTGGAAGGGAGTCACCTATACCTATGCTGGGCTCCCTTTTCATTTTTCTTGAAACCTCCCTCTTGCAAACGGGACATCTAATGCACCAGGGGGTTTCTATTATGTTGCTTCTGAGCAATACTCTTCCAGTTATCTTATTACTTTCATCGACATCCAGTATGGGGGCATGTATTTTAACTCTATTGAGAAAGCCCATATTTGATAGTATCGCCTCAGCCACCTGCCTGTATGATAGCGTAACAATATTTACCTCAAAGCCCCTCTTTATGAAAGATTCGATGATTTCCTTTGAGCAAGGGCTCATCCTCGTCTTTCTTGCTGCACTTAGCACATCATCCATTCTTCTTCCAGCTAGAATTGAAGCTATCTTTCTTGACTTCTCCTCTTCAGGTATAGGGAGCTTTAGAATCTCCAGAGTCCTTCCCATCAGACCTAGCTCCCTATCTATGACCTGTATGCTCCTCTCCTCAGTCAATGTCATGTCGAGATCGATGAACACGCTCATTTTCCTATCCCCTCGCTCCTTTCAGAATATCCATGAGCTTCTTGAGAATCTCTCCGGATCTGCTCTTCTTGACAGCTATCTCCACAATGTCCCCCCTCACTATCTCTCTGATATCCTTCTCTCTACCGTCGCTTAGGGAAAAAGCAGCTATGCTCTTCACACCATCCATCTTCGGGATCTTCTCAAATATTGAATCGATTAGGGAAATTGAGTTCACAGGTCTCAGTACTATGAAGTTCATGCTCATGCTTCTAGGGAGAACAAGCTCAGTTGGCCTATCGATTGAGAGAAGGGCTTTTACCTCATTCACAACTGAATCGACTGGGCTGAGAACAAAATCTGATCCGCTGCTGTACAAAAGCTCAACATTCATAGGATTATTTGCAAGAGCTATAACGAGGGGGACTGAGTAGTGCTTTTTTGCCCTCTCAACAATGCTGGCATTTAGCGCATCAGAGTCGGTCAGCGAGAAGAGGGTATCCGCAATTCTTATT of Fervidicoccaceae archaeon contains these proteins:
- a CDS encoding 30S ribosomal protein S13 produces the protein MSAEQEGFRYIVRVAGTDLDGRKKLAYGLAGIKGIGYTTAFTLLRRLNIDPEKRTGFLSDEEIERIERAISSIHEEKLLPSWMFNRRKDIETGEDFHLIGSELIFRVKQDIEREKKIKSWRGIRHALGLKVRGQRTHTTGRLGVTVGVSKKGKKQQPGGQG
- a CDS encoding mechanosensitive ion channel family protein, whose protein sequence is MSLLESPVVLLLLRLLAAGAFVLAIYFLTKYISRILDRVAGSMDRRVRKEIEDVIRYIIYLVAALIAIAIISPEASILTTLLLLVGLALIIAFSDSLRNWGAQYAVRGTGLIKLGDWIEVDGQYGRVIEEKESGIVLESAKRERIFIPNTKLASSIIVNRTTHIGSIHIISFLLPQSRNPVEVIDRLREIASLVRPELASDPEILMRAGKNEYAFDVVLELVNASKLPLIQEEIVRKVLEIYPEARTTIPSQ
- a CDS encoding NAD(P)-binding protein; translated protein: MRHIVIGSTHFSMFILKAIRESDPSGIIYTVERSPEVAEVMSKLVSGRAVHGPLTESLTLENAGIRIADTLFSLTDSDALNASIVERAKKHYSVPLVIALANNPMNVELLYSSGSDFVLSPVDSVVNEVKALLSIDRPTELVLPRSMSMNFIVLRPVNSISLIDSIFEKIPKMDGVKSIAAFSLSDGREKDIREIVRGDIVEIAVKKSRSGEILKKLMDILKGARG
- a CDS encoding M42 family metallopeptidase — encoded protein: MKQFNYSEYFSLLKKYADANGPSGLEDEVRSILIEDLRDSSDKLWIDSMGNVIALKRGESDRKLMIAAHMDEISLIVKHIDDKGFLRFSPIGGWNERVLPGSRVRVRTSSGKWIKGVIGVKPPHLITPEEEKKVIEMNKLFIDIGASSRDEALSLGVEKGSRIIFDQELVSLTEYRVTGKALDDRVGLVAALKAFIESEPKEVTLYFVATVQEEVGLKGAKTSAFQISPHIAIALDTTTANDVPDVEEHEAVAKIGQGPAIKIVDGRSGSGLLTHPKILERLISVAKSRGIPYQAEVLTGGTTDSSAIQLNKEGVPAGTISIPTRYIHSQVELLDLRDLHNSVELLKAFYESLSSQWIDEIREKVLK
- a CDS encoding MATE family efflux transporter, producing MSGKKLRVSKEEVLKGSIYKTMIKLGIPLALSEMVQVLYDLANVFWLGRLGKEAVAAPSASWPLISTFMAAMSGLLASGISLVSQYKGADDVEGMKKSVGQVYFLGIAASIVASILGLLSIPHLLRAIGIPDDTFPYALSYSRIFFISTIFISLWESFRAVVSASGNTVLPMKLNAFGIAMNALLDPFLILGLGPFPALGVEGAAISTLISRFIVSIVSLRIITGGSIGVRLERKYMRPDKQMLKLMLKIGAPLSLSWLMDGLGFTVLTSIISMEGSTALAGWGVGDRPMNLLHFAVIGFIGATSIMVGQSLGAGLPDRAREIAKKALVIVSIVGLLGGIAFAAFGRSIALSFIDDPDVVEAAAEFFLYMGLTIVFFEIIQLMGAVAQGSGHTRFMIFISLVRIWLIRNLLAYLLGPGPIGMGIRGIWIGMSLSNVISGIFALAWIVKGNWWRAVIK
- a CDS encoding haloacid dehalogenase-like hydrolase, with amino-acid sequence MSVFIDLDMTLTEERSIQVIDRELGLMGRTLEILKLPIPEEEKSRKIASILAGRRMDDVLSAARKTRMSPCSKEIIESFIKRGFEVNIVTLSYRQVAEAILSNMGFLNRVKIHAPILDVDESNKITGRVLLRSNIIETPWCIRCPVCKREVSRKMKREPSIGIGDSLPDLCMHFETDIFILIDRGNIPNGLERYATHISSDLCSAHAYLENILNGGAKS
- a CDS encoding 30S ribosomal protein S4 → MGDPRKLRKKWSGPGHPWDKARLETEMRIMGKYGLRNKREIWIAQTMARKIRHRARQLQALPESARKAEEEGLIRRLVALGIVGERSTLDDLLSISVEQILNRRLQTIVYQKGLARTPYQARQLIVHGHIGIAGRRVTSPGYLVSRAEEDLVEILPGSPFRKMLEEAR